In Drosophila simulans strain w501 chromosome 3R, Prin_Dsim_3.1, whole genome shotgun sequence, a single window of DNA contains:
- the LOC123327255 gene encoding uncharacterized protein LOC123327255, which produces MVIWVSPDQQRRRWRLSSNGRKYRDSSGEHPSRQGGLGCAGKDVHQTTSWASPGTEPWYNQGCTLRTPRISHAGLCTDRGRSQAMWEQPRRLWWHRYTLPVTRRAHRPKSLHWQNTARGHTHPSSSDVMQMHMGQQRSESKRRELLAVEISALSLLSKNSSDTKATSRASPKK; this is translated from the exons ATGGTGATCTGGGTATCTCCAGATCAGCAACGCCGACGATGGAGACTATCATCTAATGGTCGGAAGTACAGGGATAGCTCAGGTGAACATCCATCGCGCCAAGGCGGCCTCGGCtgtgctggcaaggatgttcaccaaacaacatcttgggctagcCCTGGTACAGAACCCTGGTATAACCAGGGCTGTACGTTAAGAACGCCAAG aaTTTCTCACGCAGGACTGTGTACCGATCGTGGTAGAAGCCAAGCCATGTGGGAGCAGCCAAGAAGACTGTGGTGGCATCGGTATACTTTGCCGGTGACGAGGCGTGCCCACCGCCCGAAAtcactgcactggcagaatactgcaagaggacacactcacccatcatcatcggatgtgatgcaaatgcacatgGGGCAGCAGCGAAGTGAATCAAAGAG AAGAGAGTTGCTAGCCGTAGAGatctccgctctctcgctcttgaGCAAAAATTCGAGCGACACTAaagccacctctagagccagcCCTAAAAAATAG